A window of the Symbiobacterium terraclitae genome harbors these coding sequences:
- a CDS encoding CYTH domain-containing protein — MEVEIKLHVPPTVPGGPAALFARLAEEERLAGYELGPVRSIQLRDTYFDTDKGALAAAASCLRLRHENGRALVTLKETTGRQGALAARAEYEVPLDPDRLTALLARIRLLIGPVRVPFAAFASGRPAGPLLPVLDVHTERLERSVGAVATLALDRVTYPGLAPEPYYDIEIEAAPDMPDVAVLRALEADLQQLAGGHLIPSGQSKLERGLGLRNYGEWT; from the coding sequence GTGGAAGTCGAGATCAAGCTGCACGTACCTCCCACCGTCCCTGGCGGCCCGGCCGCGCTCTTCGCGCGCCTGGCGGAGGAGGAGAGACTGGCCGGGTACGAGTTGGGGCCTGTCCGCAGCATCCAGCTGAGGGACACCTACTTCGACACCGATAAGGGCGCCCTGGCCGCGGCCGCTTCCTGTCTCCGGCTGCGGCACGAGAACGGCCGGGCGCTGGTCACCCTGAAGGAGACCACGGGGCGGCAGGGGGCTCTGGCCGCCCGGGCCGAGTACGAGGTCCCGCTGGACCCGGACCGCCTCACGGCGCTGCTGGCCCGGATCCGCCTGCTGATCGGACCCGTGCGCGTGCCCTTCGCCGCCTTTGCCTCAGGGCGGCCCGCCGGCCCCCTGCTGCCCGTGCTGGACGTACATACCGAGCGGCTGGAGCGCAGCGTCGGCGCGGTCGCCACCCTCGCCCTGGACCGGGTGACCTACCCCGGCCTCGCCCCCGAGCCGTATTACGACATCGAGATCGAAGCCGCGCCGGACATGCCGGACGTGGCGGTACTGCGCGCCCTGGAGGCTGACCTGCAGCAGCTGGCCGGCGGTCACCTGATCCCTTCCGGGCAGTCCAAGCTGGAGCGCGGGCTCGGGCTGCGCAACTACGGCGAATGGACCTGA